The proteins below come from a single Juglans regia cultivar Chandler chromosome 12, Walnut 2.0, whole genome shotgun sequence genomic window:
- the LOC109004930 gene encoding protein FAR1-RELATED SEQUENCE 4-like, producing the protein MDLDDEGRLRNVFWADARSRAAYEYFGDVVTFDTTYLTNRYGIPFAPFIGVNHHGQSILLGAGLLSNEDTETFVWLFRMWLDCMNGRAPKAMITDQDRAMKSAIAIVFPETRYRYCFWHIMRKLPEKLGSHAQFNAGLKTDLQTALYDSHTSGEFEESWGQVIAKYDLHDNKWLQSLYEERSFWVPAYLKSVLWAGMSTTQRSESMNAFFDGYVHSSTTLKEFVDQFDNALRKKVELETMADFNSNNQTIPCVSHFNIEKQFQRCICVGSLEKGVKEDIHISQK; encoded by the exons ATGGACTTGGATGATGAGGGAAGGTTACGGAATGTATTTTGGGCTGATGCTCGGAGTCGAGCGGCGTATGAGTATTTCGGAGACGTAGTAACATTTGATACAACGTACCTAACAAATAGGTACGGGATTCCTTTTGCGCCATTCATTGGTGTTAATCATCATGGTCAGTCCATATTATTAGGAGCGGGATTGCTTTCAAACGAGGACACTGAAACTTTTGTGTGGTTGTTCCGAATGTGGTTGGATTGTATGAATGGTCGGGCGCCCAAAGCCATGATAACCGACCAAGATCGGGCAATGAAGAGTGCTATTGCCATTGTATTCCCTGAAACTCGTTACAGATATTGTTTTTGGCATATAATGCGCAAACTTCCAGAAAAGTTAGGATCTCATGCGCAATTCAATGCTGGGTTGAAGACTGATCTTCAGACTGCATTATATGACTCACATACCAGCGGTGAATTTGAGGAGAGCTGGGGTCAAGTAATTGCGAAGTATGATCTCCACGACAATAAATGGCTTCAATCCTTATATGAGGAAAGGTCTTTTTGGGTTCCAGCTTACTTGAAAAGTGTATTATGGGCTGGAATGAGCACAACACAAAGGTCGgaaagtatgaatgcatttttcgATGGGTATGTCCATTCCAGTACCACGTTGAAGGAATTCGTCGACCAATTTGATAATGCTCTTAGAAAGAAGGTGGAGTTAGAGACAATGGCTGATTTCAATTCTAACAACCAAACTATTCCCTGCGTGTCCCATTTTAATATTGAGAAGCAGTTTCAAAG ATGTATATGTGTTGGATCGTTGGAGAAAGGAGTTAAAGAAGACATACACATTAGTCAAAAGTAG